The Ornithorhynchus anatinus isolate Pmale09 chromosome X5, mOrnAna1.pri.v4, whole genome shotgun sequence nucleotide sequence gaagaagaTGACCGAGTGGacaaggagagggaggcgggaagaagctgaggaaaaggaccaagtgaccgcggcgggaagaaaacgacggagaggacgaggcgagggcggcgggaaggagctgagagaaaggacgaggcgagggcggcgggaaggagctgagagaaaggacgaggtgagggcggcgggaaggagctgagggaaagaacggggtgaggggagacgggaagaaaaTGACGgagtggacgaggagagggaggcggcaagaagctgaggaaaaggaccaagtgaccgcggcgggaagaaaacgacggagaggacgaggcgagggcggcgggaaggagctgagagaaaggacgaggtgagggcggcgggaaggagctgagagaaaggacgaggagagggaggcgggaaaaagctgaggaaaaggaccaagtgaccgcggcgggaagaaaacgacggagaggacgaggcgagggcggcgggaaggagctgagagaaaggacgaggcgagggcggcgggaaggagctgagggaaagaacggggtgaggggagacgggaagaagatgaccgagtggaagaggagagggaggcgggaagaagctgaggaaaaggaccaagtgaccgcggcgggaagaaaacgacggagaggacgaggcgagggcggcgggaaggagctgagagaaaggacgaggcgagggcggcgggaaggagctgagggaaagaacgcggtgaggggagacgggaagaagaTGACCgagtggacgaggagagggaggcgggaagaagctgaggaaaaggaccaagtgaccgcggcgggaagaaaacgacggagaggacgaggcgagggcggcgggaaggagctgagggaaagaacggggtgaggggagacgggaaggagctgagggaaagaacggggtgaggggagacgggatGAAGATGACCGAGTGGACGAGGCgagggaggcgggaagaagctgaggaaaaggaccaagtgaccgcggcgggaagaaaacgacggagaggacgaggcgagggcggcgggaaggagctgagggaaagaacggggtgaggggagacgggaaggagctgagggaaagaacggggtgaggggagacgggacGAAGATGACCGAGTGGACGAGGCgagggaggcgggaagaagctgaggaaaaggaccaagtgaccgcggcgggaagaaaacgacggagaggacgaggcgagggcggcgggaaggagctgagagaaaggacgaggtgagggcggcgggaaggagctgagggaaagaacggggtgaggggagacgggaagaaaaTGACAGAGTGGACGAGGAATGGCAGGCggcaagaagctgaggaaaaggaccaagtgaccgcggcgggaagaaaacaacggagaggacgaggcgagggcggcgggaaggagctgagagaaaggatgaggtgagggcggcgggaaggagctgagagaaaggacgaggtgagggcggcgggaaggagctgagggaaagaacggggtgaggggagacgggaagaaaaTGACGgagtggacgaggagagggaggcggcaagaagctgaggaaaaggaccaagtgaccgcggcgggaagaaaacgacggagaggacgaggcgagggcggcgggaaggagctgagagaaaggacgaggcgagggcgccgggaaggagctgagggaaagaacgcggtgaggggagacgggaagaagatgaccgagtggaagaggagagggaggcggcaagaagctgaggaaaaggaccaagtgaccgcggcgggaagaaaacgacggagaggacgaggcgagggcggcgggaaggagctgagagaaaggacgaggcgagggcggcgggaaggagctgagggaaagaacggggtgaggggagacgggaagaagctgaggaaaaggaccaagtgaccgcggcgggaagaaaacgacggagaggacgaggcgagggcggcgggaaggagctgagggaaaggacgaggcgagggcggcgggaaggagctgagggaaagaacggggtgaggggagatgggaagaagaTGACCgagtggacgaggagagggaggcgggaagaagctgaggaaaaggaccaagtgaccgcggcgggaagaaaacgacggagaggacgaggcgagggcggcgggaaggagctgagagaaaggacgaggtgagggcggcgggaaggagctgagggaaagaacggggtgaggggagacgggaagaaaaTGACGgagtggacgaggagagggaggcgggaagaagctgaggaaaaggaccaagtgaccgcggcgggaGGAAAACGACagagaggacgaggcgagggcggcgggaaggagctgagagaaaggacgaggtgagggcggtggaaaggagctgagggaaagaatggGGTGAGGGCggtgggaaggagctgagggaaagaatggGGTGAGGGGCACGGGAAGAAGATGACGgagtggacgaggagagggaggcgggaagaagctgaggaaaaggaccaagtgaccgcggcgggaagaaaacgacggagaggacgaggcgagggtggcgggaaggagctgagagacaGGACGAGGTGAGGGCGGCGGAAAGGAGCCAAGGGAGACACTGCCCGCGATGGAGACgttttggggaggaggggcgggcgggATCCGTGCGGCggaaagcggggcggggggggcgccccCAACCCCGGGCCCGACACCGccgccctcccaccgcccccaggaCCCCTAGGTACCCGCCAGCCCTGTACCATCGTGGAGCGGAGTGGACCGGAAAGGACGAGACCCTGCCCAGGGCGGCGCCCAAGGTAAGCACCCCGTGGGCTCGCTGTGCCAGCCGTGCCGCGGCTCAAGTGCCAGGAATTGGCGGAAAGAAAAAGGTGACACGGAGATAGCAAACAGCAAGAGAGGTGggagggtctgtgggggcgaggcggggtcgggagggggaggCTTGAGAAAGATGGACAGAGAGGAGGGCCGCATCCCCACACCCAAACACCTCCGGGGAATCCTTCACCTACGTGTGTGCGGCCCCGGGGGAGCAGGCTTCACTGCCCCGTGTGCGGCCCCGGGGGAGCAGGCTGGGGAGCAGGCTTCGCTGCCCCGTGTGCGGCTCCGGGGGAGCAGGCTTCGCTGCCCCGTGTGCGGCCCCAGGGGAGCGGGCTTCGCTGCCCCGTGTGTGGCccaatccccctctcccccttgccctcgctgtcgggccgggccgggccgggccatgaTGTGCCACCAAAGATGCCCCTGGGTTCTAGTTCGGGGCCGCGCTCCCTTCCCCGGCCTGGTCTGTCCGGCGTTCGGGACGCAGGCTTTCCGTGTGGAGCATCGGCTCCTGCGAAGGACCCCCGCCTCTCAACCGGCTCCCGCTCCCTTTCCTGCAGGCCTCTgccgctccccctctagactccttaagggcaggggaccCGCCCACCGATTCCGTGGTAGGGTAGTCTCCCAGATCCCAGCCGCAGAGCGGTCCGCACCTAgttagccctcgataaatacctattgatcgatcgatcggttgacCGACGAAGCATAGAGCCGAACGACGGCGTACCGGTGAGAAGGCGGGCGCGGGAGGCGAGCCGGGCGGGGATTCGACCAGtgcctggactggggaggggagcgaggggagagggaggatcatTTCCTCCACCTGAtcgatttccttttttttttttttttggaatttaaaGCGGGCAGACGTCGGGGGAGGGTCGGGCACGAGCCCTCGCCTACCCCTGCCGCTTTAGCTCCGCGGTAATAAATCCTGATACTGTCGATAGGGAGAAGGAGACCGGTGATGATGATCGTGGTCTTCGTgaggcgcttcctaggtgcccggCACCGCGTTGAGCAGTGGGGTGGTTCCCAAGCTGGTCCCTGTGCCATTCATTGTGTTTCACTCCTTTGTAGAGGGCGTCGGATGGAGGCGTCTCCTCCGGGCCGAGTCGCACCGCCGCCCTTAAACGTAGTTGGGCGATGAACGGCGAGAACTCTGACAGTTCCTCCGATTCAGATGCCGACGAGCTCCCGCGGAAAGCAAAGCGGGAGAACCGTGGCGTCCTCTCTCCCGTTCCGTTGGTCCCGCGCAGTCAGAAGCAGCCAgctcgggccggggggagggccagCGACGACTGGGCTAGTGCAGTGCTGACGGACGATAGCCAGGACGAGTTGGCCAGACAGTTCGAGAAGCTGGAAATCAAGGAGAGCGCCGCCGAGAGCGGGCGGGCGGAGACCCAGAATCGTTTGCTAGCCAGAAAACTCCCGAGAGtgcaggaggcagagaaaggagaccACGAGCCGGCTGAAGGCGTCTGGGGAGCCTCCCCCATCGCAAGGACAGAAGAGAATAAAGGAAAATGCCATCCCCAGCGCAAATGCCTCGTCGAAGGAAAACCGGAAGAGAGACAAGAGATAAATTACAAAAGATACTACGATATTCCTGAGGCGGGTTCGGAGGAAGTAGTGGCAAGGGAAATTTCCCACAGGTGAGCCCTCGCATTTGTTTAATCCGCGTCTCTGTTGTACGTTGACGGTCTTGGTTAAGacgcacgggaagcagcgtggcggggtggacagagcacaggcctgggggtcagaagggcgtgggatctaatgccgactctgccacctgtctgccgcgtggccCCGGGCGGGCCACTTCACTCCGCCgggcatccgtaaaatggggagcgagacggggagctctgcgtgggacagggaccgcgtccaacccgatttgcctctgttcaccccaacgctcagtacggtgccgggcacatagcgagcgcttgactgataccacagtcattactactggtatcgtcatcatcattgttcTCATTGTTACTGCCGCTGCGTGCTGGGCGCTGCCCCGAgccccggggtggacacaagccaagccgggtggacgcagtccgtggccctcacggggctcacggcctcaagccccattttgcgGGTGGGCTGAgtggggctcagagaagggaagtgacttgcccaagctcacacggccgacaggcggGGCCGACAGGCGGgggagtgaggattcgaacccggctcctcccggactcccgggcccgtgtcttATCCACGAGGCCTCGTTCCCCCTCGCCGACATTTAAACCAGCCCCACGATTTAGCGGGAGACCCCGGGCCCCGACCTGAAAGAACTTCGCTgagttctttctctcttttctgtcGTCCTCGCTTCTGCCCGTAGACAATTTGAATGTGAGGCGCGAATCCCGCGGCGAAGGCCGCGGGCCGTACTTGCGCGCTCTTGTCTCAGTCACCAGGGCGCCAAGTTCCAGGAAGTAGGAGTggctaggagaggggaggggagctttGACAGACACGAATCGGGCTCCTGGAAAATGCTGGCAGTGCTCTAGTTTTTGTGCCCTTGGAAAGATTAATAGGCCTGTCGCCTCGGTGGCGAAGAGATGGTTCGAAATGGTCCGAATGGATGAGAAATGCCAATGCCTGCACCGTGTATCGTTTTCAATTTTACTGCTTTCTGGTTAGCCAGGGCTCGAAGGCGAGGCAGAATTTCTGGTTGTTGTCTCTGGGAGGAGGATTCAGCCAGAAGCAAACCCGCCGGGAGAATCCAGCCAAAACCTGACGGTCGCTTTGCGATTTGAGGCTTTCCTTTTGAGATGTTTCCGGCTGGAGGTGGGTGACCTGGGGTCTTGCCTCTTTTGTGGTGGTTGTTTCTTTTGCTGTCTCAAACTACAACAGCGGAGCAGAGTCGGCCCCTCGgcattttatttttccataatTTTCTAACGTACCTTGGACTCCCGCTTGGGTCTTCGTGTCTCGTCCTAtgccgccgagtcgtttccgacccatagagatgccaccgacgcatctctcccagaacgccccgctctccatctgcaatcgtgccGGTAGTGTAgccgtggagttttcttggtaaaaagacgGAAGTGGTTCgccactgccgccttccgtgcagtcaactcgagcttctgccctcgactctctcccgggccgctgctgcccggcatgggcGAGTTTGGCTTTGTAGCAggtcgccttccactcgccagccactgcccgagcttggaatggaaggggtaggcctcttctgggctctccctcccatagccgagagtggcagagtcctggaaactctccaggtgtgaccccgagaggggatgGGTCTTCTCAGAAGTCACTAAAAGCCTTGACTCTGGGACCCGCCCGTTCATCCGAGCGCCAGCCAAAGCAGGTCAATGGTCCATCGGGGAGATTTCTCGGGCAGTGTGAAGTGTGAATCCTGTCATGAGGATTCCCagtcaggtaggaggggaaatATCAGTTGAGGAAGAATGGGTTTGTCttgccaggttcattcattcgatagtatttattgagcgcttactatgtgcagagcactgtactaagcgcttggaatgaacaagtcggcaacagatagagacggtccctgccgtttgacgggcttacagtctaatcgggggagacggacagacaagaacaagggcaataaatagagtcgaggggaagaacatctcgtaaaaacaatggcaactaaatagaatcaaggcgatgtacaattcattaacaaaataaatagggtaatgaaaatatatacagttgagcagacgagtacagtgctgaggggatgggaagggagtgggggaggagcagagggagatggggggaaaagagggttaagctgcggagaggtgaagggggggcggtagagggagtagagggagaaggggagctcagtctgggaaggcctcttggaggaggtgagttttaagtagggttttgaagaggggaagagaattagtttggcggaggtgaggagggagggcattccaggacccctggaggacgtgtcccagggatcgacggcgggataggtgagaccgagggacggtgaggaggtgggaggcggaggagcggagcgtgcggggtgggtggtagaaagagagaagggaggagaggtaggaaggggcaaggtgatggagagccttgaagcctagagtgaggagtttttgtttggagcggaggtcgataggcaaccactggaggtgtttaagaaggggagtgacatgcccagatcgtttctgcaggaagatgagccaggcagcggagtgaagaatagactggagcggggtgagagaagaggaagggagatcagagagaaggctgacatagtagtctagccgggatataacaagagcctgtagcagtaaggtagccgtttgggtggagaggaaagggcggatcttggcgatattgtaaaggtgaaaccggcaggacttggtaacggataggatgtgtggggtgaatgagagagacgagtcaagttGTGTCTTGGGTTGGAGAGGGACCTCGAACGGAGAGTGAGTAGTTACTTCGAGGGCGTCTTGTGTTTAGACTGATGTGATAGCTTTCCCGTGGGTCTAGAAAATCTGACTTAGTACGTGGAGACTTGGAAAACGTGGTCTTTCGCTGAAAGCTTTGTGCATTCGGTTTGGAACGAGGACAGTTCCCCAGTTCGTAGATGGCTGGACAACTTCCAGGTAATTCATACTACCGGCCAAACGATTTCCAAGGTGCCTCCCGTCCCTGCAAGTGAAAACAACCGAGAGTAAGCGTGGAATTTACTTTATGTGACTTTCCCTGTAGGCTACGGGTACCGCAGAAAGAGCTGATAGCCCGAGCAGTGGGAATAATTGGGACCAAAAAGGCAATTCAGCTGCTGATAGAAACTGttgaagtggaacaaaaaggcGGAATCCTTAAACCGATGAGGAAGGACTGCCTTCCTTTATGCTTTCCATAGCACGGCATGTCTATTGGATAGCTTTcagaggatcttttttttttttttgcctcatggTTGAGATcttcttatttttttccttcttttgtcaCGCATCAttctgcatggcctaggggataatgcacgggcctgggagtcactagccgtcagtgtgaccttgggcgagtcacttaagttctctgggcctcagtttcctctactgtaaaatggggatttagttcctgttctccctcctacttgagtgGGGCCCACCTGAtcaactggtatctactccagctaaACCCCGGTTCTTTTCACCGAAAACTCTAGTAAGTGGTCCAAAATTGGAATTCCCAGGAAACGgaatttttccttctctctcgtGCCGCTCAGGCAGCTGAAAGAGCAGAAAGGCTCAGGGTCGGTTTCAGACGCTAAGGAAGGGAAGCCATCACTTCAGGGCACAGGCCCGGCGGTAGAGGCACGGCCCTGGCACCCGGCAGCGGCGATGGCCCTGTCGGGTCACCCCACCCTGCGGCACCCCGGCGGGGAGAGAGCTAAGgaaatccccctcccagcccctccatccAACCTGCCCTGCTGCAGGGGCGGTGCTGAGAAGCTCCCCAGTCAggcggtcagtcagttgtatttattgagcgcttcccgcgtgcacggccctgtactaagtgcttgggagagtacaacagaacgacataacagaaacattccttacccacagtgagcttattcctGGTCATATGTAGCGTATCTCTGTTCCCAGCAGGCCGCTACTATCCTGCACTACTGGAGATTGGTTTTGAAGTCATGGTGTGATGTGTTGTATCCACTCGATGGGTCGCTTCAGTGCAGGgcggtaacttgtatctaccccagcgcttagaacagtgtttgacgcatggtAATCGTgtaacagatactgtaaaaaaGCACACAGCAGCTGGTCAGGGCCCGTGTCTGTCACTCTCGCTACATCCTTCCAAGTGCCTGGCACCATGCCCTGTGCACCGGAGGACCTCGGGAAATACAGATGAGTCTGACGTCTAATTGTTGTAGCGGGTTTTCAATGGTCTGGCTGATGGTCTgtccgggaggggggcggcgggggggaggggggtgaatataaATGACGCTTGTGTTCATTTATGTAGgatggaagtggaagaaaaaCACCCAGAGAAGTCTATCTGAGTGTCTTGAGAAACACTAAGAGCCTAACTGCTGAACAAATTGAGGTAAAAATCGTGTTGGCGCCGTGCCGCTCGGGGAACGGGAGGCTCGGTAGCTATTACTCAGGGAACCACGCACGAGGCTGCGACGGCCGTTGATTGATCAAGGGCGTCCATCGAGCGCTcccagtgtgccgagcactgtagtaggcgcttgggagagaacgaggcGGTCTCCGGGTACTTGCACGTGCGGGCTTCCCTTCCGGTAATGGTTGCGGTTCAAGGCGGTTGAGCAAGCTGTCCTTGACCCCTTCGATGTGGACGTGGTGCGCTATCAGGCTGCTAGTCCATCTCCGGAGAGGTCCTTCTTTATTCTGCACTGGCCCATCGTGGGCCCAGTGGACCCCTGGACCGCTACAAAGATGTGGGATAGCTATGATGAAATCATAGCATGAAATTGTTGCCTTCATAGGAAGTCCAATTCTCCCTGTCCTTTGCCTTCACATTTCCCATCCTCTGtagacccccttctcccctcccttcatcccctgcTCCGTTCTTTCATCCATCTTTGGGAGACTGGGGTGAAACCCTGGTGGCAACGTTAAGAGGGATAGTGAGGCGCATATATACATGCTGGCAGTCCCGGGATGTATGGTGCAATTGGTTTGAGAAATCTGCACGTCAAGTCAAAGGGATGTAACCCGAAACCAGTTTTATCACAGGAACAATGCTGTAAATGGGGGGAGTGATTCCTGAACCAAGGTCAGATCCTCTAATGCTACCAAAAATTGCCCAGAATTGGGTACTCGGCCAACTCTCGATGAATGATACGGctataataatgtatttatagCCAAATCAGGGAGGTTCCGAGTTACGGTAGGCAGCTTTTACTTGGTGAGATCCCGCTGGGGCTTGTGGGAGTGGTCAGAAGACCACTAGAACTCTAGAAGTGGTCGTGACTGCCGCTCCCTTCCACACTGTGTACGCCTAAGAATTCTTGGCTGCATCGATGGGATCAGTCCACTGACAGTCACTCTCTGTTTGCAAAACCCTTGCTCGAGGAAGGCAATCTCTCCCCTGATATTTTTTGTTtgtcttgctttctctctctgcttctgtctctctcgCTCTGTTTCTGCCCCTACACATCACTACCCCCCTTCCAATAATCAGTTGAATAGAATTCCCAGCCTGGGCAGAACTGAAATTTCTATCCAATCTTATAAATCTTCCTCTATAGAATATTTATTAGCAAGGTCTCATTATTTGATAGTTAATTAAATTAATGTCTTTTTTTAAGGAAATTTTCTGTGAGGAacaaaaatgcaaaaataaacatCCAAAGGATGCTGAGAAGAGAAGCCTACAAGTCTGGAGGGGAAAATTGAAGTATCGTAATTTTAAAGAAGATTGCAGTCCTTCTAGCATGGCATCGGCCCCTCCAGAAGATTCAAAGGAAGAATGCAATGAAACTAAGTTAGGTTCAGAGGAAGCAGTCAAGGTTGTTCCTCCTCACAATTGAGAGGTCTCTTAATGGCACCCAGAATCTGTTTTTTTACACAAAAATTGTTTAAAAACCTTAAAGTTAGTCATTTTGTTGTTTGTTTAGAGCCATGTTGGTGGTTTTTGTGTGCAACATGGTCAAGAAAAGTTCTGGGCTGGGGAAGGCATCATATTTGTGGAATTAATCTAATAGAATCTAATATGACGGGCTTAGGGTCTTTTTATTTCTTCTAATTTCAATTTTAAATCTAATATCTATGCAAAACTTAAGAAGCCTTCCTTAATATTCTCTGATTAAAATAGTTGTTGAAGGGCAGTATGGGCATTTCTGGTTTCAATTTTAGTTAGGTCAGTTCTTTCTCTTTAGAAGAATATGTAGTCGAGGCTCTTCACAAGATGGGACATGATATGGTCTATTCACTCGGTCACTAGTATCTCTTGATTTGTGTGAGCTCTTCTAAAGAACAGTCCCATCCAAACCGACCCCACTCTGTACATGATTCACTGGGAGCTGTTCCTGGAAAAGAGACCCAATTCTGCAGCTGAAAAATTAACTATTAGTTCATTTTTTGAGTTCTGGGACTGCAGAGAACTGTGAAGTTGTTACTTCTCCATACACACGAATTTTCACCAGCCCAGTCGTCTTCTTAACCATGAGGAGTGAGTGAGGGACACATAATTTCCAAAGAGGTTTCAACCTAAAACCTTAATTTGGTCAGTACTGATGGCCCTCCAAGCACAAAATCTGATCTGTTTGATGtgtgaaaacaaaaataaactttGGCAATTTACTTGACTTCCTACCTTCTTTGACTGTCTTTACAAAAGATCCAACTCGCTTTTCCCTAAAATCTCAAAATACATCTTTTCTTAAAGAATAACAACATGGGTGGTTCATGTAGCAGAAATGCTTCCAGAATTAAGAGGAGAGATTATGAAGAATCATTTTGAGAATGGAATCCAAAAAGCTTAATTATGCAGGGGAAAGGTATTTCTCCAGTACATAGAGAATTGAATTCCATATATGAACCCCCAAATTTTATCAAGTAAAAATTGCTCAGCCTCTCAATATCAATCTGACAGCTTTCCTTACACTGGATAC carries:
- the LOC114805402 gene encoding phosphorylated adapter RNA export protein-like produces the protein MAAASARDGPDGDAHWKGAGQEAWRRTRTPRYPPALYHRGAEWTGKDETLPRAAPKRASDGGVSSGPSRTAALKRSWAMNGENSDSSSDSDADELPRKAKRENRGVLSPVPLVPRSQKQPARAGGRASDDWASAVLTDDSQDELARQFEKLEIKESAAESGRAETQNRLLARKLPRVQEAEKGDHEPAEGVWGASPIARTEENKGKCHPQRKCLVEGKPEERQEINYKRYYDIPEAGSEEVVAREISHRMEVEEKHPEKSI